One Phragmites australis chromosome 23, lpPhrAust1.1, whole genome shotgun sequence DNA window includes the following coding sequences:
- the LOC133906614 gene encoding uncharacterized protein LOC133906614 isoform X1: MAMLAFSSRPIASSSAFILPKPFKPKHRLLLPKPFASAVTPPSPRGDPTPVPDADPTPLFLRPPSHPVSAASLAAFRRRAAALVPPSAPHLHRHLRWLLADAAPDPDSDPALLRAPLADLGALWLHHVRERRPFQYVVGNEHWRDLVVAVREGVLIPRPETEAVVDVVRKAEGFGAGWWADLGTGSGAIAVAVARELGPHGKVFATDVSEVAIEVARLNVERYGVQDKVEIRHGSWFKPLEDMKGKLMGVISNPPYIPTDDLPGLQPEVGCHEPKLALDGGKDGLEHLLHLCEGLSSALKSGGFFIFETNGNKQSEFLVDLISTKWSSSFRDVEAVLDFADIKRFVTGYRR; encoded by the exons ATGGCCATGCTCGCCTTCTCCTCCCGAcccatcgcctcctcctccgccttcaTCCTCCCGAAGCCGTTCAAACCCaagcaccgcctcctcctccccaaacCCTTCGCCTCTGCCGTCACGCCGCCGAGCCCTCGGGGCGACCCCACCCCCGTCCCGGACGCGGACCCCACCCCGCTCTTCCTCCGCCCGCCGTCGCACCCGGTCTCGGCCGCCTCCCTCGCCGCCTTCCGCCGCCGCGCGGCCGCCCTCGTCCCCCCCTCCGCGCCgcacctccaccgccacctccgcTGGCTCCTCGCCGACGCCGCACCCGACCCCGACTCCGACCCGGCGCTCCTCCGCGCGCCGCTGGCCGACCTCGGGGCCCTCTGGCTCCACCACGTTCGTGAACGGCGCCCGTTCCAGTACGTGGTCGGGAACGAGCACTGGCGGGACCTGGTGGTGGCGGTCCGGGAGGGCGTGCTTATCCCGCGGCCCGAGACGGAGGCGGTCGTGGACGTGGTGCGGAAAGCCGAGGGGTTCGGGGCGGGGTGGTGGGCGGACCTCGGGACCGGGAGCGGCGCCATTGCCGTAGCCGTGGCGAGGGAGCTCGGGCCACACGGGAAGGTTTTCGCCACCGATGTCAGTGAGGTGGCCATCGAGGTCGCGCGGCTCAACGTCGAGAGGTATGGCGTGCAG GATAAAGTTGAAATAAGGCATGGCTCATGGTTCAAACCTCTGGAAGATATGAAAGGAAAACTCATGGGTGTGATTAGTAACCCCCCATATATACCAACCGATGACCTACCTGGACTGCAACCTGAGGTTGGTTGTCATGAACCAAAGTTGGCACTCGACGGGGGCAAGGATGGCCTTGAGCATCTGCTCCATCTTTGTGAAGGGTTATCTTCAGCTCTAAAGTCTGGTGGTTTCTttatttttgag ACAAATGGCAACAAGCAGTCCGAATTTCTTGTTGACTTGATAAGTACAAAGTGGAGTTCTTCTTTTCGTGATGTGGAGGCAGTTTTAGACTTTGCAGATATCAAACGTTTTGTAACAGGATATCGCAGATGA
- the LOC133906614 gene encoding uncharacterized protein LOC133906614 isoform X2 codes for MAMLAFSSRPIASSSAFILPKPFKPKHRLLLPKPFASAVTPPSPRGDPTPVPDADPTPLFLRPPSHPVSAASLAAFRRRAAALVPPSAPHLHRHLRWLLADAAPDPDSDPALLRAPLADLGALWLHHVRERRPFQYVVGNEHWRDLVVAVREGVLIPRPETEAVVDVVRKAEGFGAGWWADLGTGSGAIAVAVARELGPHGKVFATDVSEVAIEVARLNVERYGVQDKVEIRHGSWFKPLEDMKGKLMGVISNPPYIPTDDLPGLQPEVGCHEPKLALDGGKDGLEHLLHLCEGLSSALKSGGFFIFELII; via the exons ATGGCCATGCTCGCCTTCTCCTCCCGAcccatcgcctcctcctccgccttcaTCCTCCCGAAGCCGTTCAAACCCaagcaccgcctcctcctccccaaacCCTTCGCCTCTGCCGTCACGCCGCCGAGCCCTCGGGGCGACCCCACCCCCGTCCCGGACGCGGACCCCACCCCGCTCTTCCTCCGCCCGCCGTCGCACCCGGTCTCGGCCGCCTCCCTCGCCGCCTTCCGCCGCCGCGCGGCCGCCCTCGTCCCCCCCTCCGCGCCgcacctccaccgccacctccgcTGGCTCCTCGCCGACGCCGCACCCGACCCCGACTCCGACCCGGCGCTCCTCCGCGCGCCGCTGGCCGACCTCGGGGCCCTCTGGCTCCACCACGTTCGTGAACGGCGCCCGTTCCAGTACGTGGTCGGGAACGAGCACTGGCGGGACCTGGTGGTGGCGGTCCGGGAGGGCGTGCTTATCCCGCGGCCCGAGACGGAGGCGGTCGTGGACGTGGTGCGGAAAGCCGAGGGGTTCGGGGCGGGGTGGTGGGCGGACCTCGGGACCGGGAGCGGCGCCATTGCCGTAGCCGTGGCGAGGGAGCTCGGGCCACACGGGAAGGTTTTCGCCACCGATGTCAGTGAGGTGGCCATCGAGGTCGCGCGGCTCAACGTCGAGAGGTATGGCGTGCAG GATAAAGTTGAAATAAGGCATGGCTCATGGTTCAAACCTCTGGAAGATATGAAAGGAAAACTCATGGGTGTGATTAGTAACCCCCCATATATACCAACCGATGACCTACCTGGACTGCAACCTGAGGTTGGTTGTCATGAACCAAAGTTGGCACTCGACGGGGGCAAGGATGGCCTTGAGCATCTGCTCCATCTTTGTGAAGGGTTATCTTCAGCTCTAAAGTCTGGTGGTTTCTttatttttgag TTGATCATTTAG
- the LOC133906614 gene encoding uncharacterized protein LOC133906614 isoform X3: MAMLAFSSRPIASSSAFILPKPFKPKHRLLLPKPFASAVTPPSPRGDPTPVPDADPTPLFLRPPSHPVSAASLAAFRRRAAALVPPSAPHLHRHLRWLLADAAPDPDSDPALLRAPLADLGALWLHHVRERRPFQYVVGNEHWRDLVVAVREGVLIPRPETEAVVDVVRKAEGFGAGWWADLGTGSGAIAVAVARELGPHGKVFATDVSEVAIEVARLNVERIKLK; the protein is encoded by the exons ATGGCCATGCTCGCCTTCTCCTCCCGAcccatcgcctcctcctccgccttcaTCCTCCCGAAGCCGTTCAAACCCaagcaccgcctcctcctccccaaacCCTTCGCCTCTGCCGTCACGCCGCCGAGCCCTCGGGGCGACCCCACCCCCGTCCCGGACGCGGACCCCACCCCGCTCTTCCTCCGCCCGCCGTCGCACCCGGTCTCGGCCGCCTCCCTCGCCGCCTTCCGCCGCCGCGCGGCCGCCCTCGTCCCCCCCTCCGCGCCgcacctccaccgccacctccgcTGGCTCCTCGCCGACGCCGCACCCGACCCCGACTCCGACCCGGCGCTCCTCCGCGCGCCGCTGGCCGACCTCGGGGCCCTCTGGCTCCACCACGTTCGTGAACGGCGCCCGTTCCAGTACGTGGTCGGGAACGAGCACTGGCGGGACCTGGTGGTGGCGGTCCGGGAGGGCGTGCTTATCCCGCGGCCCGAGACGGAGGCGGTCGTGGACGTGGTGCGGAAAGCCGAGGGGTTCGGGGCGGGGTGGTGGGCGGACCTCGGGACCGGGAGCGGCGCCATTGCCGTAGCCGTGGCGAGGGAGCTCGGGCCACACGGGAAGGTTTTCGCCACCGATGTCAGTGAGGTGGCCATCGAGGTCGCGCGGCTCAACGTCGAGAG GATAAAGTTGAAATAA
- the LOC133906427 gene encoding homeobox-leucine zipper protein HOX33 isoform X1, which produces MAAVASREKLSPGAGAAPQVDAGKYVRYTPEQVEALERVYSECPKPSSLRRQQLIRECPILCNIEPKQIKVWFQNRRCREKQRKESSRLQTVNRKLSAMNKLLMEENDRLQKQVSRLVYDNGHMRNQLHNPSVATTDTSCESVVTSGQHHQQQNPAVPHPPQRDANSPAGLLAIAEETLAEFMSKATGTAVNWVQMVGMKPGPDSIGIIAVSHNCSGVAARACGLVSLEPTKVAEILKDRASWYHDCRRVDILHVIPTGNGGTIELIYMQTYAPTTLAAPRDFWTLRYTSGLDDGSLVICERSLTQSTGGPSGPNTPNFIRAEVLPSGYLIRPCEGGGSMIYIVDHVDLDAWSVPEVLRPLYESPKILAQKMTVAAFRHIRQIAHESSGEIPYAGRQPAVLRTFSQRLSRGFNDALSGFPDDGWSLLSSDGAEDITIAVNSSPNKLVGSDFSPSPLFSAIRGGIMCAKASMLLQNVPPSLLVRFLREHRSEWADPGVDAYSAASLRASPYAVPVLRAGGFMGSQVILPLAHTLEHEEFLEVIRLEGHGFSHDEMLLSRDMFLLQLCSGVDEIAPGACAQLVFAPIDESFADDAPLLPSGFRVIPLDGKTDVPSATRTLDLASALEVGSGGASRASNDASGASNMRSVLTIAFQFSFENHLRESVAAMGRQYVRAVMASVQRIAMAIAPSRIGSQIEMKHPPASPEALTLARWIGRSYRVHTGAEIRWSDTEDADSPLMLLWKHSDAILCCSLKPAPMLTFANGTGLDILETTLINIQDMPLEMVLGDEGRKALFLELPKIMHQQGFAYLPSGVCKSSMGRQASYEQAVAWKVLGDDGVPHCLALMLVNWTFI; this is translated from the exons atggcggcggtggcgagcaGGGAGAAGCTGTCCCCTGGTGCGGGGGCAGCGCCGCAGGTGGACGCGGGCAAGTACGTGCGGTACACGCCGGAGCAGGTGGAGGCGCTGGAGCGCGTCTATAGCGAGTGCCCCAAGCCCAGCTCGCTGCGCCGGCAGCAGCTCATTAGGGAGTGCCCGATCCTCTGCAACATcgagcccaagcagatcaaggtgtggttccagaaccgcag ATGCCGGGAGAAGCAGCGCAAGGAGTCCTCTCGCCTGCAAACTGTGAACCGGAAGTTGAGTGCGATGAATAAGCTGTTGATGGAGGAGAATGACCGGCTGCAGAAGCAAGTGTCCCGTCTTGTCTACGACAACGGGCACATGCGTAATCAGCTCCACAAT CCTTCTGTAGCCACCACAGACACGAGCTGTGAGTCTGTGGTGACAAGTGGTCAGCACCACCAACAGCAAAACCCAGCAGTTCCGCATCCCCCTCAAAGGGATGCGAACAGCCCAGCAGG TCTACTCGCCATTGCTGAGGAGACCTTGGCAGAGTTCATGTCCAAGGCGACTGGAACTGCTGTCAACTGGGTGCAAATGGTTGGGATGAAG CCTGGTCCGGATTCCATTGGAATCATCGCTGTTTCGCACAACTGTAGTGGCGTAGCAGCAAGAGCTTGCGGCCTTGTGAGCCTTGAGCCCACAAAG GTTGCCGAGATCCTTAAGGATCGCGCATCGTGGTATCACGATTGCCGGCGTGTTGATATCCTCCATGTTATCCCCACGGGTAATGGTGGAACGATTGAACTGATCTACATGCAG ACTTATGCACCGACaactctggcggcaccgcgcgACTTTTGGACTCTCCGTTACACCAGTGGCCTTGACGATGGCAGTCTTGTG ATCTGTGAAAGGTCATTGACTCAGTCCACTGGAGGTCCATCTGGACCTAACACTCCTAATTTTATCAGAGCTGAGGTGCTTCCTAGTGGTTATCTCATTCGACCGTGTGAGGGAGGTGGCTCCATGATTTACATTGTGGATCATGTTGATCTGGAT GCTTGGAGTGTGCCTGAGGTCCTTAGACCACTCTACGAATCTCCAAAGATCCTTGCACAGAAGATGACTGTTGCG GCGTTTCGACACATTAGGCAGATTGCACATGAATCAAGTGGTGAAATCCCTTATGCTGGGCGCCAGCCAGCTGTTCTCAGGACCTTCAGTCAAAGGCTCAGCAG AGGCTTCAATGATGCTCTGAGTGGCTTTCCAGATGATGGCTGGTCTTTGTTGAGCAGTGATGGTGCTGAGGATATTACAATTGCAGTAAACTCATCACCAAACAAGCTTGTTGGATCCGACTTCAGCCCCTCCCCATTATTTTCTGCTATCAGGGGTGGCATCATGTGTGCAAAAGCATCAATGCTTCTGCAG AATGTGCCGCCTTCTCTACTTGTGAGATTTTTGAGGGAGCATCGCTCTGAATGGGCTGATCCTGGTGTTGATGCTTATTCTGCCGCCTCTTTGAGGGCCAGCCCATATGCTGTTCCGGTTTTAAGGGCTGGTGGGTTTATGGGCAGCCAAGTTATACTACCCCTCGCACATACCTTAGAGCATGAAGAG TTCTTGGAGGTCATTAGGCTTGAAGGACATGGCTTTAGCCATGATGAGATGCTTCTATCTCGGGATATGTTCCTTCTGCAG CTTTGCAGTGGGGTTGATGAGATTGCTCCAGGTGCATGTGCACAGCTTGTCTTTGCACCTATTGATGAATCTTTTGCTGATGATGCACCACTGTTGCCCTCAGGTTTCCGTGTGATACCACTGGATGGGAAGACG GATGTACCATCTGCCACACGCACACTTGATCTTGCATCTGCCCTTGAGGTTGGATCAGGTGGAGCTTCTCGCGCTTCAAATGATGCGTCTGGCGCGAGCAACATGAGATCGGTCCTGACAATTGCCTTTCAGTTCTCCTTTGAGAACCACCTTCGTGAGAGTGTGGCAGCAATGGGCAGGCAGTATGTCAGAGCTGTGATGGCATCTGTGCAGAGGATTGCCATGGCAATAGCTCCTTCCCGCATTGGCTCACAGATCGAAATGAAGCATCCACCAGCCTCTCCAGAGGCACTTACACTTGCTAGGTGGATTGGCCGGAGCTATAG GGTTCACACTGGAGCTGAGATTCGCTGGTCGGACACTGAAGATGCGGATTCTCCCCTGATGCTCCTCTGGAAGCACAGTGATGCGATACTCTGCTGTTCTCTGAAG CCTGCTCCTATGCTCACATTTGCCAACGGCACCGGCCTCGACATCCTGGAGACGACGCTGATCAACATCCAGGACATGCCGCTCGAGATGGTACTCGGTGACGAGGGCCGGAAGGCGCTGTTCTTGGAGCTCCCCAAGATCATGCACCAG CAGGGTTTTGCATACCTCCCTAGCGGTGTGTGCAAGTCGAGCATGGGGCGGCAGGCGTCGTACGAGCAGGCGGTGGCATGGAAGGTGTTGGGTGACGATGGCGTGCCGCACTGCCTGGCCCTCATGCTGGTCAACTGGACCTTCATCTGA
- the LOC133906427 gene encoding homeobox-leucine zipper protein HOX33 isoform X2, with the protein MAAVASREKLSPGAGAAPQVDAGKYVRYTPEQVEALERVYSECPKPSSLRRQQLIRECPILCNIEPKQIKVWFQNRRCREKQRKESSRLQTVNRKLSAMNKLLMEENDRLQKQVSRLVYDNGHMRNQLHNPSVATTDTSCESVVTSGQHHQQQNPAVPHPPQRDANSPAGLLAIAEETLAEFMSKATGTAVNWVQMVGMKPGPDSIGIIAVSHNCSGVAARACGLVSLEPTKVAEILKDRASWYHDCRRVDILHVIPTGNGGTIELIYMQTYAPTTLAAPRDFWTLRYTSGLDDGSLVICERSLTQSTGGPSGPNTPNFIRAEVLPSGYLIRPCEGGGSMIYIVDHVDLDAWSVPEVLRPLYESPKILAQKMTVAAFRHIRQIAHESSGEIPYAGRQPAVLRTFSQRLSRGFNDALSGFPDDGWSLLSSDGAEDITIAVNSSPNKLVGSDFSPSPLFSAIRGGIMCAKASMLLQNVPPSLLVRFLREHRSEWADPGVDAYSAASLRASPYAVPVLRAGGFMGSQVILPLAHTLEHEEFLEVIRLEGHGFSHDEMLLSRDMFLLQLCSGVDEIAPGACAQLVFAPIDESFADDAPLLPSGFRVIPLDGKTDVPSATRTLDLASALEVGSGGASRASNDASGASNMRSVLTIAFQFSFENHLRESVAAMGRQYVRAVMASVQRIAMAIAPSRIGSQIEMKHPPASPEALTLARWIGRSYRVHTGAEIRWSDTEDADSPLMLLWKHSDAILCCSLKPAPMLTFANGTGLDILETTLINIQDMPLEMVLGDEGRKALFLELPKIMHQGFAYLPSGVCKSSMGRQASYEQAVAWKVLGDDGVPHCLALMLVNWTFI; encoded by the exons atggcggcggtggcgagcaGGGAGAAGCTGTCCCCTGGTGCGGGGGCAGCGCCGCAGGTGGACGCGGGCAAGTACGTGCGGTACACGCCGGAGCAGGTGGAGGCGCTGGAGCGCGTCTATAGCGAGTGCCCCAAGCCCAGCTCGCTGCGCCGGCAGCAGCTCATTAGGGAGTGCCCGATCCTCTGCAACATcgagcccaagcagatcaaggtgtggttccagaaccgcag ATGCCGGGAGAAGCAGCGCAAGGAGTCCTCTCGCCTGCAAACTGTGAACCGGAAGTTGAGTGCGATGAATAAGCTGTTGATGGAGGAGAATGACCGGCTGCAGAAGCAAGTGTCCCGTCTTGTCTACGACAACGGGCACATGCGTAATCAGCTCCACAAT CCTTCTGTAGCCACCACAGACACGAGCTGTGAGTCTGTGGTGACAAGTGGTCAGCACCACCAACAGCAAAACCCAGCAGTTCCGCATCCCCCTCAAAGGGATGCGAACAGCCCAGCAGG TCTACTCGCCATTGCTGAGGAGACCTTGGCAGAGTTCATGTCCAAGGCGACTGGAACTGCTGTCAACTGGGTGCAAATGGTTGGGATGAAG CCTGGTCCGGATTCCATTGGAATCATCGCTGTTTCGCACAACTGTAGTGGCGTAGCAGCAAGAGCTTGCGGCCTTGTGAGCCTTGAGCCCACAAAG GTTGCCGAGATCCTTAAGGATCGCGCATCGTGGTATCACGATTGCCGGCGTGTTGATATCCTCCATGTTATCCCCACGGGTAATGGTGGAACGATTGAACTGATCTACATGCAG ACTTATGCACCGACaactctggcggcaccgcgcgACTTTTGGACTCTCCGTTACACCAGTGGCCTTGACGATGGCAGTCTTGTG ATCTGTGAAAGGTCATTGACTCAGTCCACTGGAGGTCCATCTGGACCTAACACTCCTAATTTTATCAGAGCTGAGGTGCTTCCTAGTGGTTATCTCATTCGACCGTGTGAGGGAGGTGGCTCCATGATTTACATTGTGGATCATGTTGATCTGGAT GCTTGGAGTGTGCCTGAGGTCCTTAGACCACTCTACGAATCTCCAAAGATCCTTGCACAGAAGATGACTGTTGCG GCGTTTCGACACATTAGGCAGATTGCACATGAATCAAGTGGTGAAATCCCTTATGCTGGGCGCCAGCCAGCTGTTCTCAGGACCTTCAGTCAAAGGCTCAGCAG AGGCTTCAATGATGCTCTGAGTGGCTTTCCAGATGATGGCTGGTCTTTGTTGAGCAGTGATGGTGCTGAGGATATTACAATTGCAGTAAACTCATCACCAAACAAGCTTGTTGGATCCGACTTCAGCCCCTCCCCATTATTTTCTGCTATCAGGGGTGGCATCATGTGTGCAAAAGCATCAATGCTTCTGCAG AATGTGCCGCCTTCTCTACTTGTGAGATTTTTGAGGGAGCATCGCTCTGAATGGGCTGATCCTGGTGTTGATGCTTATTCTGCCGCCTCTTTGAGGGCCAGCCCATATGCTGTTCCGGTTTTAAGGGCTGGTGGGTTTATGGGCAGCCAAGTTATACTACCCCTCGCACATACCTTAGAGCATGAAGAG TTCTTGGAGGTCATTAGGCTTGAAGGACATGGCTTTAGCCATGATGAGATGCTTCTATCTCGGGATATGTTCCTTCTGCAG CTTTGCAGTGGGGTTGATGAGATTGCTCCAGGTGCATGTGCACAGCTTGTCTTTGCACCTATTGATGAATCTTTTGCTGATGATGCACCACTGTTGCCCTCAGGTTTCCGTGTGATACCACTGGATGGGAAGACG GATGTACCATCTGCCACACGCACACTTGATCTTGCATCTGCCCTTGAGGTTGGATCAGGTGGAGCTTCTCGCGCTTCAAATGATGCGTCTGGCGCGAGCAACATGAGATCGGTCCTGACAATTGCCTTTCAGTTCTCCTTTGAGAACCACCTTCGTGAGAGTGTGGCAGCAATGGGCAGGCAGTATGTCAGAGCTGTGATGGCATCTGTGCAGAGGATTGCCATGGCAATAGCTCCTTCCCGCATTGGCTCACAGATCGAAATGAAGCATCCACCAGCCTCTCCAGAGGCACTTACACTTGCTAGGTGGATTGGCCGGAGCTATAG GGTTCACACTGGAGCTGAGATTCGCTGGTCGGACACTGAAGATGCGGATTCTCCCCTGATGCTCCTCTGGAAGCACAGTGATGCGATACTCTGCTGTTCTCTGAAG CCTGCTCCTATGCTCACATTTGCCAACGGCACCGGCCTCGACATCCTGGAGACGACGCTGATCAACATCCAGGACATGCCGCTCGAGATGGTACTCGGTGACGAGGGCCGGAAGGCGCTGTTCTTGGAGCTCCCCAAGATCATGCACCAG GGTTTTGCATACCTCCCTAGCGGTGTGTGCAAGTCGAGCATGGGGCGGCAGGCGTCGTACGAGCAGGCGGTGGCATGGAAGGTGTTGGGTGACGATGGCGTGCCGCACTGCCTGGCCCTCATGCTGGTCAACTGGACCTTCATCTGA
- the LOC133906073 gene encoding uncharacterized protein LOC133906073 produces the protein MDPVVGTNQSMGAFWQRIESFYHEHKDFPSTRNKKSLQGRWTFVNGMVQRFCGHYAKALRNRRSGMTEADTIVAACKMFQAAEKREFTLMPCWVELRHHPKWQTESSRKKQKTGAERTPVSTQEGESSPGCNEGEVATATHTSGSSQQNRPAGRNKAKDLARGSSSSTSVTKPVLEMFDRQIAVKEKLEKERADRFAEMLRIKQQRLRLEEERVLLEKVKEERQKIREEREIMSMDISQMDEDQQAYYRSLRRSIIAAR, from the exons ATGGATCCAGTGGTGGGGACCAACCAGAGTATGGGGGCTTTCTGGCAGAGGATCGAGTCATTTTACCACGAGCACAAGGACTTCCCTAGCACTCGGAACAAGAAGTCTCTTCAGGGTAGGTGGACCTTCGTCAACGGCATGGTGCAGCGATTCTGCGGCCACTATGCTAAGGCCCTGCGTAATAGGAGGAGTGGGATGACAGAGGCAGACACG ATTGTTGCTGCATGTAAGATGTTCCAGGCAGCTGAGAAAAGGGAGTTCACATTGATGCCCTGCTGGGTCGAGTTACGCCACCATCCTAAATGGCAAACAGAGTCGTCTcgcaagaagcagaagaccgGGGCAGAGAGAACCCCGGTATCTACACAGGAGGGAGAGTCCTCCCCCGGCTGCAACGAAGGTGAAGTGGCGACCGCCACGCATACCAGCGGGAGCAGCCAGCAGAATCGGCCAGCAGGCCGTAACAAGGCAAAGGACCTCGCTCGCGGTTCATCTTCATCTACATCGGTCACAAAACCAGTGCTTGAGATGTTTGACAGGCAAATTGCGGTGAAGGAGAAACTTGAGAAGGAACGCGCTGATCGCTTTGCAGAGATGTTGAGAATTAAGCAGCAGAGGTTGCGCCTTGAGGAGGAGCGTGTGCTGCTGGAAAAGGTcaaggaggagaggcaaaagatcagggaggagagggagatcatgAGCATGGACATTTCGCAGATGGACGAGGACCAGCAGGCATATTACAGGAGCCTCCGCCGAAGCATAATTGCAGCTCGTTGA
- the LOC133906074 gene encoding uncharacterized protein LOC133906074 — MHFHIVEVFGDEYLRAPNKEDTARLLDMNQRRGFPGMLGSIDCMHWRWKNCPTAWSGSFRGHVNAPTIILEAVASQDLWIWHAFFGMPGSLNDINVLHRSHLLDNLAGGVAPKVQYSINGHHYTMGYYLADGIYLEWAAFVKPIPAPVGLKHQHFVVQQAAARKDVERAFGVLQSRFPIVRGAARLWDQETLSDVMTACIIMHNMIIEDERTAGALKYVYEGSGEDAVPSHEPTPPSRLKHLWKDIPAHLQFKHHGCYSVQEFTRIQV, encoded by the exons atgcactttcacattgTCGAGGTGTTCGGTGACGAGTACCTCCGGGCGCCGAACAAGGAGGACACTGCTCGATTGCTGGATATGAACCAGCGTCgagggttccccgggatgctTGGAAGCATCGATTGCATGCactggaggtggaagaactgtcccACGGCGTGGTCCGGTTCGTTCAGGGGCCATGTCAATGCACCGACTATCATTCTAGAGGCTGTGGCGTCGCAGGACctatggatttggcatgccttcttcGGGATGCCAGGTTCATTGAATGACATCAATGTGCTGCACCGATCTCATCTCCTTGACAACCTTGCTGGGGGAGTAGCACCCAAGGTACAGTACTCTATTAATGGCCACCATTACACGATGGGGTACTATCTTGCAGACGGGATCTATCTAGAGTGGGCGGCATTTGTGAAACCCATACCAGCTCCAGTAGGCCTGAAGCATCAACACTTCGTGGTGCAGCAGGCGGCTGCACGAAAGGATGTTGAGCGGGCATTTGGAGTGTTGCAGTCCAGGTTTCCCATAGTCCGTGGAGCGGCGAGGTTGTGGGATCAAGAAACCCTCAGCGACGTAATGACAGCGTGTAtcatcatgcacaacatgataatcgaGGATGAGAGAACGGCCGGGGCTCTCAAATACGTCTACGAGGGTTCGGGCGAGGACGCGGTGCCGTCTCACGAACCAACCCCCCCCTCCCGCTTGAAGCATTTATGGAAAG ACATCCCTGCGCACTTGCAGTTCAAGCACCACGGCTGCTACTCGGTCCAGGAGTTCACACGCATACAGGTGTAG